A region from the Streptomyces lydicus genome encodes:
- a CDS encoding cytochrome P450: MLSGGPHRTLAMHFGRSVVHETGLHGVRLRLDEIVTLWHASGNRDERGFARPGEFDLGRAPNKHLAFGYGPHFCVGSYLAKVEIAELLLALRDFTTGFEQTDEALRIRSNFLTGFSTLPVRFGPITVG; encoded by the coding sequence ATGCTCTCCGGTGGCCCCCACCGCACACTCGCCATGCACTTCGGGCGCAGCGTCGTCCACGAGACCGGACTGCACGGCGTACGGCTGCGGCTGGACGAGATCGTCACGCTCTGGCACGCCTCCGGCAACCGGGACGAACGGGGCTTCGCGCGGCCGGGGGAGTTCGACCTCGGCCGCGCCCCCAACAAACACCTGGCCTTCGGCTACGGCCCGCACTTCTGCGTCGGCTCGTACCTGGCCAAGGTGGAGATCGCCGAACTGCTGCTCGCTCTGCGGGACTTCACCACCGGATTCGAGCAGACCGACGAGGCACTGCGTATCCGGTCCAACTTCCTGACCGGGTTCTCCACCCTGCCGGTGCGGTTCGGCCCGATCACCGTGGGCTGA
- a CDS encoding LysR family transcriptional regulator: MGGTPFAGGEAGRQVVANAGRRQTLSLATGTAQLRAFLAVAEYKHFTQAASALKISQSSLSRTIAALERCLGQRLVIRSRHVIRLSDAGELFLPYADSAVAAAAEAFEKAHALRLPLRVGFTWNALGEDTGPLVNRFETEHPGATVHLQRCDDAPLAGLADGRSHLAILRSAPDGDIDFFRFRDENRVAALPLGHPLARQGTATLAQTRNDPLVVNIISGSGTPELWSTTPPGRRIVEVNNVDEWLEAVAAGRGIGVSTSSTATLHRHPGVIYVPLKDADPVSVLIAWRSLDSHPHTAHFVAAAKRWSRSRAHA, from the coding sequence ATGGGCGGCACCCCCTTCGCCGGCGGCGAGGCCGGCCGGCAGGTGGTGGCGAACGCCGGCCGGCGACAGACCCTGTCGCTCGCCACCGGAACCGCTCAGTTACGCGCCTTTCTGGCGGTCGCCGAATACAAACACTTCACCCAAGCCGCAAGCGCCCTCAAGATTTCCCAGTCGTCGCTCAGCCGGACCATCGCGGCATTGGAACGCTGCCTGGGCCAACGGCTGGTCATAAGAAGCCGGCATGTCATCCGGCTCTCCGACGCAGGCGAGCTCTTCCTCCCCTACGCGGACAGCGCGGTGGCCGCCGCGGCAGAGGCGTTCGAGAAGGCCCATGCCCTGCGATTACCGCTGCGTGTCGGTTTCACGTGGAACGCCCTGGGCGAGGACACCGGCCCCTTGGTCAACCGGTTCGAGACTGAGCACCCCGGCGCAACCGTGCACCTGCAACGCTGCGACGACGCCCCTCTCGCCGGCCTCGCCGACGGGCGCTCCCACCTCGCTATCCTGCGCTCCGCCCCCGACGGGGACATCGACTTCTTCCGTTTCCGCGACGAAAACCGCGTAGCGGCCCTGCCCCTCGGCCACCCCCTCGCCAGGCAGGGAACGGCCACACTGGCCCAGACCCGGAACGACCCCCTCGTCGTCAACATCATCTCGGGCAGTGGCACACCTGAGCTATGGAGCACAACGCCGCCCGGACGTCGAATAGTTGAGGTCAACAACGTCGACGAATGGCTGGAGGCCGTCGCCGCGGGCCGAGGCATCGGGGTCTCCACCTCTTCCACCGCGACCCTCCACCGTCACCCCGGTGTGATCTACGTTCCCCTGAAGGACGCCGACCCCGTCAGCGTCCTCATCGCATGGCGGAGCTTGGACTCCCACCCGCACACCGCACACTTCGTCGCGGCCGCGAAACGCTGGAGCCGGTCCCGAGCGCACGCCTGA
- a CDS encoding MarR family winged helix-turn-helix transcriptional regulator, with the protein MKPIGYWLNRTDKALTRYMNDMLAGFGLTRTAWQVLNVIHETPRVADTEVVSALSANADVPTLTAAIDAVLVDGWATRPAPDQLSLTPDGRQRLARVAERVDAFRTLSTAGISQDEYGTAVHVLERMTRNLETAMCL; encoded by the coding sequence GTGAAGCCCATCGGCTACTGGCTCAACCGTACGGACAAGGCCCTTACCCGCTACATGAACGACATGCTGGCGGGGTTCGGGCTCACACGGACCGCCTGGCAGGTCCTCAACGTCATCCACGAGACCCCTCGGGTCGCCGACACGGAAGTGGTGTCCGCTCTCTCCGCCAACGCCGACGTCCCCACGCTGACCGCCGCCATTGACGCCGTGCTCGTCGATGGCTGGGCGACCCGTCCCGCACCGGACCAGCTCTCCCTCACCCCCGATGGCCGTCAGCGCCTGGCCCGTGTCGCCGAGCGCGTCGACGCGTTCCGCACACTCTCCACCGCCGGCATCTCCCAGGACGAGTACGGCACGGCCGTCCACGTCCTCGAGCGCATGACCCGCAATCTCGAAACAGCGATGTGCCTTTGA
- a CDS encoding MarR family winged helix-turn-helix transcriptional regulator, which yields MESRRYLAAYVLFNQAVADHLGLHPTDVQCLSLLTAEPGPRTVKQIAEMTGLTTGSATRLVDRLERGGYVVRAPDRQDRRRVLVTPVPDRIARVTAVWDDLGPAWQSLLDDHSEGELEVITRHMRRAYDLSHAQMRRLRSLPKPD from the coding sequence ATGGAGTCGCGCCGCTACCTGGCGGCGTATGTGCTGTTCAACCAGGCCGTAGCCGATCATCTCGGGCTGCACCCGACCGACGTGCAGTGTCTGAGCCTGCTGACGGCCGAGCCCGGGCCGCGCACGGTCAAGCAGATCGCCGAGATGACGGGTCTGACCACGGGCTCGGCCACGCGACTGGTGGACCGGCTGGAGCGCGGTGGCTATGTGGTTCGCGCGCCCGACCGGCAGGATCGACGCCGGGTGCTGGTCACGCCGGTGCCCGATCGCATCGCCCGCGTCACCGCGGTGTGGGACGACCTCGGCCCGGCGTGGCAGTCGCTGCTCGACGACCACAGCGAAGGCGAGCTGGAGGTGATCACCCGCCATATGCGACGGGCGTACGACCTCAGTCACGCCCAGATGCGACGCCTGCGATCCCTGCCGAAGCCGGACTGA
- a CDS encoding NmrA/HSCARG family protein, translating to MLTVAVTGVTGAQGGATARALLAAGHHVRALTRRPDSPAADALRGLGADVRHADFDDRASLDAAFSGADSLFAVTTPFGTDTTTEARQGKALVDAAAAARLGHIVLTSAAHADRGTAVPHYRSKYLVEQYLHTADVPWTVIAPAAFMDNYAGGWTLDGLRDNTFAWPMPADRPLTLIPAADIGAFAALVLQRRDEFAGLRIDIASDECTPRQIAEILAAATGRPIAHQQVPLAHVRTRSADLAAMFEYFTTVGLDVDVAGLRRDYPEVGWHSFADWAAGQKWPALLTLTPANQ from the coding sequence ATGCTCACCGTCGCCGTCACCGGAGTTACCGGAGCCCAGGGCGGAGCCACCGCCCGTGCTCTGCTGGCCGCGGGTCACCACGTGCGCGCGCTCACCCGCCGCCCCGACTCGCCCGCCGCCGACGCCCTGCGGGGTCTGGGAGCCGACGTGCGCCACGCCGACTTCGACGACCGCGCCTCCCTCGATGCCGCGTTCTCCGGGGCGGACTCCCTCTTCGCGGTCACCACCCCGTTCGGCACCGACACCACCACCGAAGCCCGGCAAGGCAAGGCCCTCGTCGACGCCGCGGCAGCCGCCCGCCTCGGGCACATCGTCCTCACCTCCGCCGCCCACGCCGACCGCGGCACCGCGGTCCCGCACTACCGGAGCAAGTACCTGGTCGAGCAGTACCTCCACACAGCCGACGTGCCCTGGACCGTGATCGCCCCGGCGGCATTCATGGACAACTACGCCGGCGGCTGGACCCTCGACGGGCTGCGCGACAACACCTTCGCCTGGCCCATGCCCGCCGACCGGCCCCTCACGCTCATCCCCGCCGCCGACATCGGCGCATTCGCCGCACTGGTCCTCCAGCGCCGCGACGAGTTCGCCGGCCTTCGCATCGACATCGCCTCCGACGAGTGCACCCCCAGACAGATCGCCGAGATCCTTGCGGCAGCCACCGGCCGGCCGATCGCCCACCAGCAGGTCCCGCTGGCCCATGTCCGTACCCGATCCGCCGACCTGGCCGCCATGTTCGAGTACTTCACCACCGTCGGCCTCGATGTCGACGTCGCCGGGCTGCGGCGCGACTACCCCGAAGTCGGCTGGCACAGCTTCGCCGACTGGGCCGCCGGCCAGAAGTGGCCCGCACTCCTGACCCTCACCCCGGCAAATCAGTGA